The following DNA comes from Alphaproteobacteria bacterium GM7ARS4.
CCCGCACCAAAAGTCGCCGCTCGCCCACCGATTCCGTTCCATATGGATGTCCATGATGTTTCACCTTGTCTTATGGTTGTCCCCCTATGAAAGATAGCACAGATATACTATGGAACAATGCGGGACAAAAACAAGAAAAGAATGCCACGCATCATCACGTGCCATGCCTCCTGAACGTCCCTTTAGGCATGGGCATCGCCCCAGTGGCGTCCCCAACCAACATCCACAACCAAAGACATATCACGTTGGAGAAAAGGAAAAGGCGCACGGACCATGTGTTCCTCAATGATGTGCGCCATCGACGGACAATGGCCCTCTTGCACTTCGAAGACGAGCTCATCATGGACTTGTAGCACCATCCGCGCCTTGCGCTCTTGCCCCTTCAGCGCGCCATGTATACGTATCATGGCCTTTTTGATGATGTCAGCGGCCGTGCCTTGTATAGGCGCATTGATGGCCGCCCGTTCGGCAAAATGGCGCACGGGAGCATGTTTTGCTCGAATGTCTGGCATGAAACATCGCCTGCCAAAAAGTGTCGTGACATAGCCTCGCTCACGACAGAGCGCGATTTGCGTCTCCATATAGGTTTTAATCTCTGGATAGATACGAAAGAACGCATCGATGGCATCTTGCGCATCAGCTTGTCCTATCTTGAGCTGACGAGCAAGACCAAAGGCGCTCATGCCATAGATAATGCCAAAATTAATGGCTTTGGCTTTCCTTCTCTTGTCGGCATCCACATCACGTTCAGCAACGGAAAAGATTTTCGCAGCGGTGCGTGTATGAATATCAACGCCATCAACAAAATCACTCTGTAATACCTTCACGTCAGCCATCAAGGCAAGGATACGCAACTCTATCTGAGAATAATCAGCGCTCATCACGAGATAGCCATCATGGGCAATAAACGCCTCACGAAGAGCACGACCCTCAGAACGACGCATGGGAATGTTCTGCACATTAGGCTCTAGGGAAGAGAGACGACCCGTGTTCGTGCTGACTTGGGAAAATTGGCTATGGATACGCCCACCATCGTCAATGTAACGCACAAGAGCCTCACTGTACGTACTCCGCAATTTTGCCAAGCGCCGCCACGCCAAAATCTTATCGGCTAACCCATACCCTTGTTGCGACAAATCCTCTAACACACCAGAGTCGGTGGAATACACGCCACTCTTGCCTTTTCGACCTGTGGGAAGAGAGAGTTCCTCGAACAACACCCTGCTCAATTGCTGAGGCGACCCAAGCAAAAACCGATGTCCTACCTCTTGAAAAATAGACTCCTCCCACGTCTTCTGTTCCTCCTCGAATTGACGCGTCAAAGCATGCAAGCATGACGCATCCACAGCAACACCCGCCCGCTCCATAGCCGCCAGAACAGCGATCAGAGGCTTTTCCAGCATGTGATAGACACCATACGTTCGGCAACGCAACAACTCCCCATAGATATGGCGATAACATGCCATGACATGCAACGCCTGACGACCATACACGATGTGTGGAGGGGCGTTATCGTCTTCCTCACACCCATCATCCCCCACGGTCAAACGCATACGCTCCATAAAAGCTTGCCAATGGTGACGCACATGACCCCCTTCAGCGCCATACGCCATGACCATGACATCCTCGAACGCTCTCCCACACCACGACTCACCACAGCACTGCGCCATCCCATGAAACAAGGCTTTCACATCATAGGCAACCTTCGCCACACACTCGTCCTCCATGAGCGCCTTGAGCTGCCCCCATATGGCATCACGTCCCTGCCATTCTTCGTCGAGAGGAATGAAGAGACTCAATGCGCCTTGCTCTCTTGCCGTGTTTTCCTCTATGCCAAGGGCAACACCCAATAATGTCGCACGATGTTTCGAACGTCCGCTCTTGTTCCCCGCCGACGACGTACGCCATTGTGGCACAAGACTCCATATGCCTTGTTCATAGAGACGCCCCTTATAACGTTCCCATGTTGTCTTATCCTCGATGAGGATGTGCTCTGTCTGTGTCGCGACAAGATGTCCCGTTGAGGGAGATGACGACTCGAAGGATAAACAACCTTGTGTGCGTTGTGCTGACGTCACAGCTGTCGCACCAGATGTGGCGTCCTCTGCTTTCACCGACATGTCATCGCCAAAATGCTCTTTCACACTGGCCATGATACGCTTAAATTCAAGCTCTTGGAGAAAAGAGAGCAATTTCTCACGCTCTAAAGGCTTAAAGGCAAAAATGCTGAAGTCACGCTCTACAGGCACATCAAGACACAACGTTACTAACTCCTTCGAGAGGCGCGCTTGCTGTGCATAGTCCATCAAACGCTGCCTCCGTTGCGGCTGCGTGATGGTGTCTGCCTGTCCCAATAACGACTCTAACGTACCAAACGTCTCGATGAGCTGGGACGCCGTCTTTGGCCCAATCCCCGGCACCCCCGGCACATTGTCGGAACTATCCCCCGATAACGCCATCACCTCTATGACCTTCTCTGGTGGCACACCGAATTTCTCGCGAACTTGTTCTTCCCCTATCTCTCGATTCTTAACAGGGTCAAACAGCGTGATGCCAGCCCCTACCAACTGCATCAAATCCTTATCGGACGAATAGATCGTCACAGGAATGTTCTGCTGTCTCGCTTGATAGGCATAAGTGGCAATGACATCATCGGCTTCATAGCCTTCTTTCTCGACGGCTTCCAAATTAAAGGCCTGTGGCACTTTCTTTATCCACGAAAATTGTGGCACAAGAGCCTCAGGCGGCGACGGACGATTCTCCTTATAGGCGGGATAGATGTCATTCCTAAAGCTCTTGCCCTTGGAATCAAAAATCACGCCAAGGGCAGCAGGACGATGACGCCCATCACCATGCCCGGGACGCGATGTCTCGTGAAGAATGATATTCAACACCATGCGCGTAAAACCATAAACGGCATTGACTGGCAAACCATCACGACGAGTCATCATGGGAAGCGCATAAAAGGCGCGGAAAATATAGCCAGACCCGTCTATCAAAATAAGACGACTGATAGAGGACTCCGCCATAGGGTGTCTATCCCTCATATCGGCGCACAAAACGGCGGTGACAATAGGGACAAATCACATACCCCTTCTCCCCTATGGGAAGATAGACTCGAGGATGACCGCCATCGCGCACCCCCTCGCCACAACAACAGACCGATGACACAGACGACTCCACATACACAACCTCCTCGATATGCTCAGAGTCCTCCCCATGGGACGATACATGTGTCCCTTGCTCTCGTCTATCAGACTCCACCATCTGTCTCTCCCTCTCGCCCAAGAATAGACCCTATCACACCATCATGACCCACAGACAGGAAACGACAGGACACGACATCACCCTGTCCATACGCCATGTGAGCACCCGTCCGCGCCTCCTCGATACGCACAGGCATATAGGAGTCACTACGCGCCCACAGACGACCCTCCGCATCGACTCTCTCAATAAGAACACGGGATGAGTCGCCTCTCTGTATCTGTCGCCGCACCATCGCATCACGCAAGGCCACCCCATGGCGCCTGAGACGTTCAGCGCGCAAGACACATGTGGCGCGCTCAAGACGCGGCATGCGGGCAGCAGGCGTCCCATGACGCACAGAGTAGGGAAAAATGTGATTCAGCACAAGCCCCGCCTCCTCCAATAAAGACACAGAACGACTATGCATGGCGTCGCTCTCCGTAGGAAAACCCGCAATCATATCCGCACCAAAGACCATGTCCTCACGCTTTTCACACATCCCATGGCATAGCTGAATGACATCCTCACGACAATGACGCCTCCTCATGCGCTTCAAAACCATGTTGTCGCCCGCCTGCACACTGAGATGCATATACGGCATCATATGGGGATGGTCAGCATAAAGAGCCTGTAACCTCGTATCGCACGCCACAGGAAAAGGGTCAAGGGACGATAAACGCCAACGCTTCACCGTAGGCACATGATGAAGAACCGCCTCCACAAGCTCCCCAAGCATGCGGCCATCCTCACGCCCCCATGACGCCATATCGACACCCGTCAGCACAATCTCCTTCGCACCAGCCTGTGCCAATAAAGAGGATTGACGCACGACATCATCAATGGGCATACTCCTATGCTCCCCCCTGCCTTGAGGAATAATACAAAAAGTGCAGTGATGGTCACATCCATGTTGCACGGCAACAAAACCGCGAACACGACCAAAAAAAGAACGCGCCATAGACGACGAGAGGGACTCGTCCAATGCCCTCTTATCTTTCCCATCCATTCTGCGCTGTTCCGCGCTGTCGCCCTTGTCCGTCGCCAGCATGCGATACAGGGAGACATCCGTCTTCCTATCATTGCCAACAACCATATCCACGTCTTTCATCGCACGATACATGTCGGGATGTATCTGTGCCGAACATCCCGTCACAACAATGGTGGCATGGGGATAGCGCTTGCGCGCCCGCCGAACCGCCTGACGCGATTGACGTTCCGCCTCATGGGTGACAGCACAACTATGAATGATGACATGATTTGTCACACCATTGTCATCCGCCATCTGCTTCATCACAGCACTCTCATAATGATTGAGGCGACAGCCTAGTGTGATGACCTTCATAGGTGATGTCATCCCTTGTCTCGTGCCCTCGCCCTTATCTCTCAGCATGTGTCCCATCTCATGTCCCATGCCCGCCCCCTATGGCCAGCCGATAATACGCTTCTTCCATATCAATGACACCCCTATAGCTCATGGCGGCGTCTCCTCTCATCATGACATGCCCATCCTTGAGCCACTCGATATCGAGGCGACCACCATCCATCACAATCGTTGCGCGCCTATCAGTCTGATGTGTCATGGATGCGGCAACAAGACAGGCGCATGCGTTGCTCCCACATGCCTGTGTCGCCCCGCTCCCCCTCTCCCATGTGCGTAAGTAAATCTCATCACGCACGATGACGCGCGCAACACCGATATTCACCCCATCAGGAAAACGCTCATCACGCCCTATCCTCTCCCCTATGACGGATAAGGGAAGAGCCTTGACATCCTCCGTGAAAAAAATGACGTGAGGATTGCCGATATTCACCGCCACACCACGTCCAAGGTCTATCCCGTCCACATCAAAGGACAGATTCTGCGTATCACAGGCATCACGCATGGGAATGTCCCGCCAATCATGGCGCACCCGCCCCATGTCAACACGCACCAAGCCCTCGTGATACTCCACATCTAAAAGAGCCGACTCCGTCTCGATGACATGGTGACGCTCGCCATCCTGTTGATAAAGCCACAAACCAAGACAACGCAACGCATTGCCACATGTCTGCGCATGACTCCCATCCACATTGTAAATGTGGATGGCACGGTCAGCCAAGCCGTCATGACGCGCCTTCGAAAGGATAATCAATTGGTCGAAGCCCACACCCCGATGACGGTCAGAGAGCGCTCCCACAAAAGAGCCAGGCAACGAACGCCCAGAGAAAGAACATCCCATCATGCCTTGCACAGCATGCAAGGCGTCCTCCTCGACCATCATAAAATCATTGCCAAGCCCATGCATCTTGACAAAAGGAAGAGACGTCATGAACCGCTCTATTTTTGGTAACGTTCTTTCCACGTGGCATACGGCATGCCATAGACATGCTCACGCACATCATCATAAGAGACATCAATGCCTCGTTCTTGCGCCGATTCCCGATACCATTTGGCAAGACAATTACGACAAAAACCCGCTAAATTCATAATGTCGATATTCTGCACATCCTTACGCTCGTCCAGATGCGCCAACAGACGGCGAAAAACCTCTGCCTCGATGGACTCCTGTGTCTGACGGTCTACATGCTGAAGAAAAACATGGTCAGCCATCCCTTATACCTCCAAAAACAATACACCCCACAAAGACATGTAGAGGGAAAGACAAACAATGTCCACTCCATGCTGTTCTCCCGCGCCTCCCTTCACACATCGCCCTGTATTTCCTTTGCCATCATCATATCCTGTCGCGCCTTATCCTCTGCTCCCATCCTCTTATAGAGCATACTACGTAGAACGTAATAAGGCGCATGGTTGACATGAAGACCAATGGCATGCGTGACATCCTCTAAGGCATGGGCGTCATCATGCTGACGCCCATACGCCATGCCTCGTCCCGCATAATAGCGCGCATAATACACCCCATCATAGACCCCTTTATGGGGATGATGTTGAATGGCACGGCTGAAATCCTCGATGGCGCGCTTGTCATCCCCCTGCAAAACATACAACAAGGCGCGCTCGTAGTAATAGACGTCTTGTCGAGGCTTGATATTGAGCGCCTTGTCATAATCACGCATGGCATCCCCATACGCCTTGAGCGCCTTATAACACTGCCCTCGCCTGATGTGATACTCTGCCGTCCCTCTCTTATCACATTGGATGGCACGCGTGTATTCCTCAATGGCACGTTCATACGCCTCTCTCGCTCCATGAATATCCCCTCTCTGACCATAATACTCTGCGTTATGTCCCTCTAAACGAAGGGCTGTGCCATAATCTGTGAGGGCGTCCCCATCCCTCCCCATACATTGATAAGCACGGGCGCGCTCCACATAGTATGAAGGCTGGTGAGGGTCATGGGCAATGGCCTCGTTATACATATCAACGGCTCGTTCCGTATACCCTATCCTGCGATAATGGCGCGCACGCACGCAATATCCCGCATGGACGACACCACGCCCTATAAGCGATGTCACACGAGGCCCATGGTCTGGCGAGAGCAAGAGATCACTGCGCACTTCTATGCTGACATGGGGAATGGCGCGCCTCAAGGCATGGCGGTCCAACGTATAGTTGAAAAAACGCCCGTCATACGGCTCGTTATGGCTTACATGGTAAGAACTCTCTGCACGTAAGAATGTCGCCAATATATCAGCAAGACGCCTATCGCCATTGTGAAGTAAACCTATGGCACAGCGACGACGCACCCCATCCTTGAGGGCTGGCGTGAAACTATGCAAGGCAACAATGACGGCTGGATGAGCGCGTTTAATGACATCGTCTATCGCCTTATGCCATACATCAAAAAATTGTGTCTTGCGCCAATGGCGTTCTTCCTCTCCCATGCTTTCATTGCCACGAATGGTCACGCCATCACTGACGGACGCTATCCACCCTTCCGACTCTGGCGCGCGATTATGGTCTACGACAAGGCGGGAATAGCATGCTCCTAAGCCATAACCTGCCACATAGCCCACCATCGCATCAAGCCATGGAGCAACACCATGGTCACCAGCAATATGGGATGTCCGCTCTTTTTCGTCCAAGCCTAACGCAGCAAGACAGCGGGGAATGGCAAAACCCGCATGGTCACCTAAGAATAAGACAGGCCGCCTCGCCTCTGTCCCCTCGTCCATGCCATAATATCGAACGACTGGAGGGTCATCAGCGTGACGCCACATTAGATAGGACAATCCATAGGCAAGACAAAGGACGCCTGATGGACGTCAGGCGTGTAATGACGCATGGGACCGACAGCACTTCGTTCTTGCGCCGCCTTTCGTTGCGCTCTTGTCCATCGCCCATGGAGCGCCATATCACTCCCCCATGCGAACATCATCACACCCCCCACATAACTTGGCACACATGCTTGGTAAAAACGATGGGCTCTATAGAGACGCTTGAGCACATGGTGCGTCCGTTTTATGCTGTCGCCCTGTAGGAATGAGACGCCATTTTGATTAACAAAAATGCCCCCCTCCTTCAAAAGATGTTTGCTATGGGTAAAAAATTCCTCACCAAACAAGGCTTCCCCTGGGCCAATAGGGTCGGTGGAATCAACAATAATAACGTCAAATGTCTTACCGCATTCCTTCACATAAGACGCCCCATCAGCTATGTCCACATGCAGGCGCTCGTTCTCGAAAGCACCAAGACTATGGTCTGGAAGATAGCGACGGCATAAATCAATGACACTTCTGTCTATTTCCACCATGACAACATGCGTCGAAGGATAGCGCAAGAGCTCACGCACCGTGCCACCATCACCCCCACCAATGACAAGAACATCTATGGGACTCGAATCACCCACATGATGACGCCAACAATGACAAGAGACTAAGGCGGGATGGACTAACATCTCATGGTAAATATATTCATCCCGAGACGTCGTCTGTATGACATGATCTAAGGCTAAGACACGTCCCATGATGGGATTATCGAATATGATGAGCTCTTGGTGAGACGTCTTCTCGTGATAAAGAATAGATGACACCGATAGAACGATACGAAACCCCTCATGGAGTGTCTCTTCAAATTGTTTCATAGACACAAAACGCCTCATGCACAGACCATGCCTCCCTCCTCTTACTCTATAAAGCATTTTGATAGTATCACCAAGATCCCACGCACGTTATGGACATCGTGTCAGGGACATGGTTTTACCAGCTACCCTTTTTTAGCTGCTATGGAGGAAAGCGGGGCGACCCATAAAGAGACGGGATGGACACCCATGCCTAGCCTGCTCTACGCCCATAAGACACATCAAGACACCTCACAGGCCGACAAAGGCGTTGAGACCCTTAAAGCGGCTGTTCCCCTCTACAGCAAAAGCCATTCCTATGGCGAATTTGTCTTCGACCATGCATGGGCGCATGCGGCACACAACGCCCATATCCCCTATTATCCCAAAGCCCTTATTGCCGCACCCTTTAGCCCCGTGAATGGGCCAAGAATTCTGCCTTCAACGGCATGCCACGCCCATGACATGCGCGCCTTGTTTCAAACACTCATAGAGTCCATCACCCACCATGGGCTGTCATCCCTCCACGTGACGTTTCTTCCCAGAGACCAAGCTCGTGAGGCCGAGCAAGCAGGATGTCTGACACGCTATGGCATACAATACCACTGGCACAATGATTCTTACGCCAGCTTTGATGACTTCCTCAACCACATGCCCTCACGCAAAAGGAAAAATATCAAAAAAGAACGCCATAGACTCTATCAGCATGACGCCCATGGCTTAGAGATTGGCATGGAACATGCCTCACAGCTGAGCGATGATGATTGGCACAGATTCTACACACTCTATATCGATACCATTGAACGCCACCATAGCTATGCCTACCTGCCTCCGTCCTTTTTTCCTCTCTTGGCACAAAAAATGCCCGACCACATCCTCGTCGCCACAGCGCGCCTCGAAAAACGCGGCGCGCTCCAAGCAGCCGCGCTCCATATCAAAGACGACCATACCCTCTATGGACGCTATTGGGGCGCAACACGCCCATGTCGAGGATTGCATTTTGAACTTTGCTACTATCAAGCCATCATCTATGCCATCGCCCACCATATCCATACCATCGAAGCAGGCGCTCAAGGAATACATAAACTCCTCAGAGGCTACCAACCCCATATCACCTATAGTAGCCACTATATCGTCCACCCACAGTTACGACAGGCTGTGGAGAGATTCCTCCAACAAGAACGCCAAGACATCACCCAACATTATGAAGCGCTAAAACAATACGCACATAGACTCACCCCATAAAGGACGCCCTCTACGGGATACAGCACACAGCACATCCCCCATACAGCACATTATGTGGTGGCGGGTGGCGGGGTCGGTTTTGTGGCGGGTTTTTGCGCTGTGGTGCGCAATATCTTATAGAGTTCGTCCATTTTCAAGGCTTTGTTTGTCTTGATAAGCGCATGAACAGTTTTCCCTCGATGGTTTTTCGACTCGACAGACGCGCCATGGTCTATCAACATATTGAGGGTGGCGGCGCTATAAGCGCCCAATGCCGCCATATGGAGCGGCGTCATGCCATTCGCTGTCGTCGCATGAATATCAGCGCCTTTCGCTAAGAGCGTGCGCGCAATAAGAGAGATGTCGTTATACCTTGTGGCATAATGAAGAGGCGTCCACCCCTTCTTATCTTGAACATCAACATGGCTGCCTTTCTCTATGAGTTTTTCTATGTGGACATATCTCTTGAGTTTGCGCGCTGCCCAATGAAGAGGCGCATGGCCTTGATGGTCTTGGGCGTTGATGTCTGCCCCCGCTGCCAGCACGTCAGCAAACAACGCAAGATGCTTATCCTTCCAGCCATTCCATAAGACATCATGGAGAGGCGTATAGCCATCCTCGTCTTGTGCCTTGACATCTGCCCCTGCCTCTAAGAGCGCATGGAGCGCTGGTTGGTTGCGCCCATAGGCAACATGGTGAAGAGGCGTGCGCCCATAGGCATTGCGCGCATGAATGTCCGCCCCAACAGACAGCAAGTGACGCACGATATGCGCCTCCTTGTTCCATGTCGCCCAATGAAGAGGCGTGTTCTGCTCCGAGTCGCGCCCATGCACATCAGCCCCCTGTTGCACTAAGAGGCGGACAACAAAGAGATGTTCACTCTCTACTGCCCGATGAAGGGGAAGACATCCCTTTTTGTCTTGGGCGTTGATGTCTGCCCCCGCCTTGAGGAGCGTGTGCGTGATACTCTCGTCAGGCGTCTTCGCCCTATCCCACACCACAGCATAGTGAAGAGGCGTCCAGCCATAGACATCTTGAGCGTTGACATCCATACCCTTGTCGAGCGCTGCTTGGATGTCGGAAGCTGTCGCCACCGCCATAAAGGCGCTATCAAGCAACGACTTGTCCTTTGATGTCATAGTATATCCTTGCCCCTTTTACCGCCAGCTTCCTGTAAGAGAGGGGCTATCTTGAGATATTTCCTTTCTGCATCATCAAGAGGCGTGCTCTTCAATTTGTTCCACGCATTCACATCAGCACCCCAAGAGAGTAAGAGCGTTATCACATCAAGATTCTCCTTATACACCGCACAATGTAAGGCTGTGTTGCCATGCACGTTCTGTGCATTCACATCAGCACCGCCATCCAGTAAGAGCCTTATCACATCAAGATTCCCCTTATATACCGCACAATGAAGGGGTGTTCTGCCATCCTTGTCACGCGCATGCACATCCACCACACCATCAGCTAGCAAACGCTCTACCCGCTGGGGGTTGCCCTCCCTCAATGCCTCATGTAAGGCTGTGTCGCCGTTCATCTCGTATCACTCCCGTTCGTCAATCCACGCCATCTGTATCGCCTCTAGAATGGCTTCGTTTGAGGCTTGGGGGTCGTCCTCGAAGTCCTCTAAACCCGTCACCCACGCATGTAAATCCGTGAAACGCAAATTCACGTTATCCTTATCGGGATAGGCCTCCTCTAAGGCCATGGCAATATCATAAGTATCACTCCAACGTAGTCCCATTATCCACCTACCTGCATATTACGCGTGGCCGCGGGCAATGTTACCACCAAGCCATCCAATGCCTTCGTCATGACAATCTGACAGCCCAGACGGGATGTCTCTGTCAAGCCCCACGCTAAATCCAACATATCCTCCTCGTCCTCTGACGCCTCGTCCAATTGGTCATAAAAAGCGCCATCCACAATGACATGGCACGTCGAACATGCCAGCGATCCCTCACATGCTCCCTCTAACGCAATATCGTTCTCGTGGGCTATCTCTAACAGCGATTTCCCTTCCTCAGCGTCTATCTCGTGACGCTTGCCATCAGCCTCAATAAATGTCACTCTCGGCATGTGTCTGTCGCTCCTCACCTCGTCTCGTCTTCGCCAGCGACATCACCAACGGCCTTGCCTCTTAATCCTTGCGCCATGGCATGCTCCATGCGCCGCTGAGCAAAGGCCTGTGTTGCCTCGTCCAATCCTGTTATCGCCTCCTTGATAACGTCTCTTTTATCCTGTTTGAGCGACTCCTTCAAGGTATAAAGCGCCGCCTCGATGGTTTTTCTCTCCTCATCGCTACATAAAGCGCCTGATGACGCCAATGCCTTCTCTACAGCAAGGGCAAGGCGCTCACCCTCTACCCGCGCCTCTCGCCCCAGACGCATCGCCATGTCATCACGGGCATGGGTGATGCTGGCGCGCACCATAGACGCCATCTCATCCTCTGAAACGCCATAGGAAGGCTTGACCTCGATGCTCTGCTTGACGCCGCTCTGTTGCTCTTGCGCCTCCACCGTCAATAAACCATCCACATCAATCGTCAACGTCACATCAATACGCGCCATCCCCGCCGCCATAGGGGGAATCGACGACAACACAAAACGCGCCAAAGAACGATTATCAGACGCCATCTCTCTCTCGCCTTGCACGATATGCAACGACATGGCCGTCTGCCCATCCTGCCATGTCGTGAATGTCTGACGCTT
Coding sequences within:
- a CDS encoding 2Fe-2S iron-sulfur cluster binding domain-containing protein: MPRVTFIEADGKRHEIDAEEGKSLLEIAHENDIALEGACEGSLACSTCHVIVDGAFYDQLDEASEDEEDMLDLAWGLTETSRLGCQIVMTKALDGLVVTLPAATRNMQVGG
- a CDS encoding ankyrin repeat domain-containing protein — translated: MNGDTALHEALREGNPQRVERLLADGVVDVHARDKDGRTPLHCAVYKGNLDVIRLLLDGGADVNAQNVHGNTALHCAVYKENLDVITLLLSWGADVNAWNKLKSTPLDDAERKYLKIAPLLQEAGGKRGKDIL
- the iscX gene encoding Fe-S cluster assembly protein IscX, with amino-acid sequence MGLRWSDTYDIAMALEEAYPDKDNVNLRFTDLHAWVTGLEDFEDDPQASNEAILEAIQMAWIDERE
- a CDS encoding ankyrin repeat domain-containing protein, yielding MTSKDKSLLDSAFMAVATASDIQAALDKGMDVNAQDVYGWTPLHYAVVWDRAKTPDESITHTLLKAGADINAQDKKGCLPLHRAVESEHLFVVRLLVQQGADVHGRDSEQNTPLHWATWNKEAHIVRHLLSVGADIHARNAYGRTPLHHVAYGRNQPALHALLEAGADVKAQDEDGYTPLHDVLWNGWKDKHLALFADVLAAGADINAQDHQGHAPLHWAARKLKRYVHIEKLIEKGSHVDVQDKKGWTPLHYATRYNDISLIARTLLAKGADIHATTANGMTPLHMAALGAYSAATLNMLIDHGASVESKNHRGKTVHALIKTNKALKMDELYKILRTTAQKPATKPTPPPATT